In the genome of Vanessa cardui chromosome 11, ilVanCard2.1, whole genome shotgun sequence, the window GGATACACTTCTTATACTTTGAATGAGAAAACTAAGGAAATATTTGACCACTTATATTATCATCCTATTTTAATGTTCCACGATTGGGCTTAGGCTTCctttaagaggaaggtttttgtgctTATTAAATCACGCtgcagaatttcattaaaactagATTTATGCAGGTtgtctcacgatgtttttcatcACGGTACgatacgaattataaacacataaattaaGTGTAAGAAAATTTGTTGTTGCTTGCCTGaacttgaacccgcaattatcggttaagatgggtGCGTTTTAGCCACTGGACTAATTAATTAAGGTTCATTTAATTTAGCATCTCTACGCTAACTTTCCATAGgctaaaaagtattataatgaaAACCAGAATCGTTAACATTAAAACGTTATTGCTTGGAAGTAAAAATGTACCCAATACCTTACAAGTATATGCAAATTTATCCGTAATCATTGATCACCAATAATCATAAATACATTGAGCATTTCCAAGTCTAtacctaaatattaaaaactatacttatagtaataattttgaaaCTAAACAAGCAGTTAATTCCGTCTAgtcttgtttataaaatttggaATGAAATTTTGTGGAACAATTTATTGTCGAATCAGAATTCACAAGCaaactttaacaataaatatttgaaatgaaaaagtgAAAACGACGGACAAGAACAGAAGGTTCGCAGGAAATGGCACGACTTGATATACCGACTAGACCGGGACAATAACAATTTAAGTGTGATGTATTTGTCTCGATGTTATGTCGCTTTACAGAAAATTCGTGAACATACTTTAATACGGTTAAAGATTCTTTTGAGagatgcaattatttaaattcataatacattctatttatatttcgaattttatCATGATATTTCGATTACATATTTGTTtgatatatcttaatttatatattaataaaagatgaacacattataaaattgaagcgtctctttatataattatagatagtTTTTTATACgagagaatatttatttatttatttatttaaactttattgcacaactatttaacaaaaaataaattgagcaaaaggcgggcttaaagctatatagccttatctaccagccaaccttagcaaatgcaagaaagagcgtacagtagatgcataaagccatccttatattgaattacattacacatacatacatatatatacacatatatatataaacatacacacacttatataaatatatattataaatatatacatataacatacatttaataatatactaatgataaagtaacaaaaagttaacaataatactaaaagtacagtgtaataataacagcttaaataaaataaaagggaacGAAACCAAGAAAGGCGATAAAAGCTaagacttatatttatatataagtaatttgtGTTGAAAATGCAGAATAATTTGGCTCACCGAAGTAATAAGTAGATGGAAAACTATGTGAGTACAAAATATGTTGAAGGCGGAAACTCAGAGATACAAATTTGCGTTTCAAGTTATGCTGAACGAGCTGTGTATAAAATTGTGTGCAAACAAATGTTCTAACCTAATCCAACCCGAATAGTAATCACTCATTCCGGATTAAATTCACCCGCTTCACTATATAACTATTTCCTTACttagattatataaaatgaatcatCAGTCCCACCAATTAAGTTAATTTTCCATTATCAAAGTTAGTACTACTctctttattgttataatattcatacaGATAATATGTATACCATTTGTAAAGCAGTTATGtgtgtgttttatatatttcatcaatGCAGCTATTTATCGACGGCTCATTAATAGATGGCCTTAATATTAGTCGCAGAAGTGTGTGTGTTTTCGATTTGATTGTTACAGTAATGTTGCTGTCAATGTATGGATAGCATTCGTGACTACAGACCACTAATACACCTACCACCGTTTCAGACCAGCGTTCGTGGTCAACAAGGAAACACGAATGAAAGAATATTCCTGAACGGTTGTAACGATTGTAAGAAAATCGATTCAAAAGAACGACACATAGCTCACTGCGCTTCCAGTGATTACGCAATAATTTCTAAGGAATCCAAATTTGAAGATATGAGAACCTGGCTGAACGCCATCTAACCTTTTCCTcgtcatatattaatattataaagcaataGAACTGAGGATAGATAGACATGTCTAGCTTTCATTGTAATGTAGATTGTAATCTAGATTATACATATACGATTGTTTATCTTATTTATCCGtctgatttttattttctacttgGGTGAGGTGAGAGTAATCTCTTTAAACTTatcttttatatctattttatttctggTGAGTATAATGaagtgtgtataaataaaaaattaacctcCGTGTTTCGACGTggcatttctatttatttatttttttctgagaGACGAGTAATTCTGCAATAAAAAGCAAAGATAGGCAAACGAACCTAGTAAGCAACGAGTCGCTTTAATTTGCTCATGCAAACTGAAAAAATCTACAAataccaaaattaaattttatgtgttttagCAATGAAAAGTTCAAAGTGAATATTTACTTTGCCTAAATATAGAACGAAGTTCGTTTTGGTGCTTTGAGGATTAAAAAACGAGAAAAGTTtaaagtttacttttatttattccttaaaaGCACAATTGCTTGCCTGACTCAATAAGAAATGCATGTCAATGTATTAAGATCGCGGTGAAGTCCAGAACATTCTCTGTTTTTCGTCAGTGAAAATAATGATATACCTAAGGTACCTATTTTTAGTGCTCATTTTCCAAGAGAATTTTTTGGGCTCTTATGCTGTTCTAGTGCCAAtgcacttaatttatttttatactaatttatcTTGTGCTCAGCTGAAACTCATCGAATGAAATActacaacaacatcaacaacaaacGTGAGACAActtctttataataaacaatgttttacgaatcaattaaaattgtatacaaatcATCAACCTAATTACCTACAGGACTAATTAATAATCGGAattaaaagcattttatttaaaatttttgtaatttttcgcTCAAAAGACTCACtctagtttttttataattattttttactatagtgtataaacgttttattttaactaaaaaaatctaaattttatcCACAAAATAATGGtgggtaaatttaaaaaatatataatctttacTCAGGCCTCTGATTTTCAAAATAGACCTTTAAAATAGCAAATATTCGTATAAAGATCAAATATCAcagacattgttttttttttaattatcgtaGTAAacggtaaattttattaaaaaaatagaccgCAATAAAATTTTAGATCATGCTCCTTCATCATCAGGTTCAAATACCTTTTGAAAcatcgaaattaataatatgcacgCATATATCTCATTTGATGACATACTCCTATATAGGGGCCGGTTAATCAATGCATAACTTTATGATGTACACGTATCATATAATAAAGAGTACGACGTTTGCTCTTTCCTGATAaacacaatatatgtatgtgtatatctaaatatttgtaCTATAATCAAGTGACTCACAAACTAAAACTTCTAAAAACACagaattaaattcaaaagtacttgcaacacgaataataagaaaaacttCACCAATAATTCTTAAAGAAAGTTAAATAGTTTTCGATCTATCAAGCGTTGAAAGTGCACAtttaatgtagaaaaaaaacaataacgaaATCTGTACAAGAGCTTGAAACAGCTGACCAGAGATTCATGCCTTAAGAACTCTAGAGTGCTGAGTTCCGAAACCACTCAAAGTAAATCGAGATTGCCCGCGGTTAGCATTTGAGAAGCACTTACTAActgaatgaatttaataaatcacatCAGCTATACcactttcattttaataaaaaaaaagtcctgCAGGAAGAAAAGAAATTCCGAAGACGAATAATGGTACAGAAGCTGACTACTTATAGGTAAACACATTTTTACTCGACTGTCCAAAAAAGACTGGAATTTTGTTAGGGGTAAAACATTTCGACTTTTCTTGAGTAATCCTAACTTTCGATAGCCAggttatactttaattaatataaattaattgaataatatgtatGCTTCATGAACATTTAGTCAACAACAAACGACAGCACACAGCCactagcctgtaaattacccactgctgggctaaggcctcctctccctttgaggagagggagaacatattgcaccacactgttccagtgcgggttggtaggatgcacacgtggcagaatttttatgaaatcagacacatgcaggtttcttcacgatgttttccctcaccgctgagcacgagatgtattataaacataaataaagcacataaatattcagttgtGTTTTTGGGTTTAAatccaaaatcatcggttaagatgcacgcatcctaaccactgggccagcaCGGCTCTCAACTCAACATTTACTCGTGCTCTGCGAATTTGCGTTTTTGCATTAAGAGCGCAATGGCTTTCGGGCTGCTTAACGATGAAAGTCGCACGTGTAACCTTGACCCTTTAGACTGTTGTTGTCCGTGattcttcaaaataaacattgctacttttcttcataatattttcaatcataCAAATTGGTGTAGCCGTTCTCAATAAATCAGTAGAATCATAAAtgttcaaaaaataaacaatggaCGTAcgcaaacatacatataattatttttttataattgttttttattgatgttGTCCAATTTATTGTTACTGGCCACTGATAGTGACGTGATAGTGGATAGTGCTGCATCACAACTGCTATacgttttctttatatatataagcaaGACATCTGCTTAGGTCTGCTAgtcaatacttatattataaatgtgaaagtatctttGTCTGTTCCCTCTTCTAGCTTCAACTACCTAAACGATTTAGAcgaaatttggtttgaaaacATTTTGAGCCCTGGAAAAGGACAATggctaattttttaatttaaccccTCGAGAGTTGTTTTGCTTGGGTGCTaaaggtaaagttttataaaaatcgaGCGGGTGAATCCGAATGTTcggctagtataatataaaagaaacgaTTGTTCGTTATCTTGTTGACACGGCCAAAGTCAAAGTAAACATAATCAGCGTGTGACGGTCGAAAACAACcgaacaatattaattttgtcgCTCGAAAGATTTGTGAACCACAATCGTAAATAATCGGAATTGTTTAAACCGTGTTATCTGATAGCTGCATAATCAAACATACATATCAGAATTATACCGATAAGTTCACGTTCATTTCGTTCTTGGTGAAAAAGATTTTTGTTGGTCGGAGAATTTGTTTCAATATAGACATATTACTTGATTCGTAGTTTGTCGTATCTCAGGTGCTATAGTGATTTGGAATGGAGGATAAGGTGGATTCTTGGAGTGTTGATGGCAAAGTTGTTTTAGTGACAGGTGGTGCAGCTGGTATTGGTGCTGGATTGGTCAGAAGTTTGTTGACGTTAAATGCCagggtatgtttttttttaatcaaaattaaattagagtTCAATTGCTTGATATCTCGTATCATGCTACTTAGTCTATTAGTTCAGTCAAAGCGAgaattagaattaattttaatgaaactcgtATTGAGAATTGCCTATATATATTGTCTCAGAATTTATGACATCTATAACAGAAAAAGTCCAGAAATAacgtaaaaacaataatttatgattttatccTACTGACACTAATGACGTTACGGGGATAAcagattattttttgaaatattagatgtcattaataaaatatgtagatattttgaaaataagaaattatattatttttatcaaaattggtactgttgaaatatttttcacaaCGAAAGTTTTGACTATCGATATCGAGCCTCGGAAAAGTAATAACAGAATTTTGTAAGAGCAGACGCCATAAAACTTCTTAAATTGAACTCGTTCGAATTTGATATTACAGCACGTCGCGTTCTTAGACGTGTTGGAACGCGAAGGGGGAGCCCTAGAGGGAGAACTATTGAACAAGTTCGGCGCCCTGAGAGCTAAGTTCATAAAATGTGACATCTCAGACGAAGGACAACTTTCAGCTGCGTATAGACAAGTTTTGGACAAATACAGACGACTCGATGCTGTTATAAATAATGCCGCGGTTATATGTGATGAAGAGGGTTTTTATAAGAAGACAgttgatattaattttgtaagtatACTTTTGAAAGGAAaagtttgaaaatcgaattggAACGATAAACGTAACCTCATCAAACTCCGAAACTCTATAAAAACGCCCAAAAGAAAAAATTCCAAGCATCAAACAATTCAGGTGTTCgatgaattaaaaagtatgataaagaaaataatattttgttttcatattgCATCATTATTAAACAATACGTATCtacttttgttattgttattttgttttatcatattatactCATATATCAACTATcgtaaaactatattattttatatggtaacTATTACATTTTATCCCGACTTCGAGTACAATAACAGTCTTCTATACTAGTGTCCCATCTTTAACCATCCGTCCTACTGGGTTGATTAGCCGGGAATCATTTGgcaatttataatcaaattaattatgatgTGTGTAGCACGCTTGTTTGACAAAAGTGACCTTAGTTAAGATAAGCATGTTTATaaacatttgttaaaatatatattcataaataaaactagaAAACGTATTTGTTGAAGATTTTACGAGCCTAGTCATGTCATGGATGTAACTAGGGGCTCGTgtctcattataatataatgacattTACAGACTGGAACAGTAACCAGTACACTGAAAGCTCTGGAGGTGATGGCAGTTGACCGAGGTGGTGGAGGTGGTGTTATAATAAACATGTCATCATTACTGGCATTGAAACAAACATCCCATTCCCCCGTTTACACGGCCACGAAAACTGCTGTTCTTCAGTTTAGCAATTATATCGCAGTAAGAATTTTAATACGTATTTTGTTATTAAGCATATCGATTTATATATAGATCTATTCACCCACGAAGGTATTACGTTAAATTTTTAGCGGGTATCAACCAATAACACCTAATTTATCTTTTTGCCGTCTGTATTCTTCCATTAGCCATCTCACGCACACCATCTTGTAAGTACGAGCGACACTCACACTAATGCAGACCAATATTTAACACGGAGGCGCGCCTTCATGAGTGAACAAATCTATAACTAAATAACATAGCTGTAAATCATCCCTTCTCAGGTTTAATCCGAAAATATATCCACTTCTAAGACTTATTTTTAGGTAATCTAAaaagtagaatataatatacctactataattttatgtttgatTATTAACAGTAAAATTTTAGATGGATCACCGGTAGTGAGAATTTTCGAACTACCAATTACtcttataatatgttattagaCATACAGTATATTATTGCTGTATTCTTCATACAAAGctattgaatcatcatttataaTCATGTGCCCAAATTACTCGTCTAGCTTCTCATTAAAAAAGcactaatttgttttaaattacagaCCCAAGAATCCTATGACAAGACGAAAGTTCGCGTAATCACAGTTTGTTTAGGACCGACCGACACTGTTTTGTTATACAGGCATAATTCGAAGGATCCGCAAAACATCGCCCAACAAGCCCCCGAGAGGCAAAGGTAATTCTGGTAGATTTCATTGCTCATTTACAGTAACGTTTCTATCGCGgagattatgtttattattacaaattcgtGTGATTTCCATTTCTGggctaaataaaaaagatattcaagtaggcttttacaagcagttttgaatcgttattttacagaTTTATACTGAAAGTAAACTTAAAGTAATACTATATAAGTAActggttcgaaatgtagattccaCCCAAAAGAACCGGCACGAAGCTCCGTTGTTACTATTCCCAAAATTTGAGATATAATGTAAGTTaaagacatttaattttatataatatatcctgcctggagtCAACGAGTGTTAGCTccactttttttattatcagaGGCTTTATATCCATTTTAAAGAGATGTGAAAGTGACAGTGGTTCGAATGTAAATCTTAGCCGAATGTTGCATGTTGTAATCTGATTTTACATAGGTTTAATTCGAGTTTATACTTCATTTGGTAAAGAAGATTACGTAAAAAGCGATAAACTTGCACTATTAAGATGGAAATCTTCATGCGTTAACTATCAACTATAGTTCAATATGTGTACTAATCCGCTTTGTTACTGCGTGGTGGATATACTCTAAGCCTTCACTTCCCAGCTGCTGAACATGCATAATACttcactttacttttatttatttttgacacttgatttttttttattcgttgacaaattacattaaagttattatttagttttatgtgtatttttatgtaatactgaATATCATTCACAAACTATTGATTCAAACAAGTTTAATGGTCTCGCGTTTGATGAATGACACCTGGTAACTCGGATTGTTGTTGGGCATACATTATGCATGAACCACAGACGGGAATGTTCCA includes:
- the LOC124533341 gene encoding 15-hydroxyprostaglandin dehydrogenase [NAD(+)]-like, whose translation is MEDKVDSWSVDGKVVLVTGGAAGIGAGLVRSLLTLNARHVAFLDVLEREGGALEGELLNKFGALRAKFIKCDISDEGQLSAAYRQVLDKYRRLDAVINNAAVICDEEGFYKKTVDINFTGTVTSTLKALEVMAVDRGGGGGVIINMSSLLALKQTSHSPVYTATKTAVLQFSNYIATQESYDKTKVRVITVCLGPTDTVLLYRHNSKDPQNIAQQAPERQRVTSAVTGIMDVISRAGSGSTWIIAGDKPPVDVTRNVREGFQIISMATDFL